The following are encoded together in the Clostridium sp. BJN0013 genome:
- a CDS encoding GNAT family N-acetyltransferase produces MLIKNLLKGSNVVLTALKEEHLIYMEKWYNDMLFLRNFDVISAFPKNYEELKYIIKDLKESSDKFIFALNSIKQNKIIGITGFENILWNNGTATIYIGIGDDTFKGKGIGREALYLTMEFGFEELNFHRIQLTVLSYNTPAIRLYEKLGFKREGTYREFIHRDGIRYDMYLYGILRSEWKINTKY; encoded by the coding sequence ATCTTGATTAAAAATTTACTAAAAGGTTCTAATGTAGTACTTACTGCTCTTAAAGAAGAACATCTCATTTATATGGAAAAATGGTATAATGATATGTTGTTTTTAAGAAACTTCGATGTTATATCCGCTTTTCCTAAAAATTACGAAGAATTAAAATACATCATAAAAGATTTAAAAGAAAGTTCCGATAAATTTATTTTTGCTTTAAACTCTATAAAACAAAATAAAATAATTGGAATTACAGGATTTGAAAATATATTGTGGAATAATGGTACTGCGACAATATACATAGGTATAGGAGATGATACCTTTAAGGGAAAGGGAATAGGACGAGAGGCCCTATACCTTACTATGGAATTTGGTTTTGAAGAATTAAATTTTCATAGAATACAACTTACCGTTCTATCTTACAATACACCAGCCATAAGATTATACGAAAAATTAGGATTTAAAAGAGAAGGAACCTATAGAGAATTTATTCATAGAGATGGAATTAGGTATGATATGTACCTTTACGGCATACTAAGATCAGAATGGAAAATTAATACAAAATATTAA
- a CDS encoding DUF2156 domain-containing protein, whose translation MLIFKPITIDDKSIFDKYLVNYNFDTSEYSFTSLIIWREGCDIKYTIYDNALIIKKKDFNGNYHFIQPIGYTKDNIKNIIKKLIEYKEENNMPYLFKDAEGKFLNDLKEIYGENIHSEPDINNFDYIYTTEKLITLSGKKLHSKKNHYNYFIKTYNYSVKDFYDTDVKTDIISAARNWYEQKNSGNKYLKYELEGIKEIVFNMEKLNLKAMAVYVDNKISAFTIGEKVNSDMAIIHIEKGSSSIRGIYTFTNKTFVENYLSDVKYINREQDLGIEGLRKAKRSYHPIKMGEKYCINI comes from the coding sequence ATGCTTATATTTAAACCTATAACTATTGACGATAAAAGCATTTTTGATAAGTATTTAGTCAACTATAATTTTGATACAAGCGAATATTCTTTCACCAGTTTAATTATATGGAGAGAAGGGTGCGATATTAAATATACCATATATGATAATGCTCTTATTATAAAGAAAAAAGACTTCAACGGTAATTACCACTTTATACAGCCTATAGGATATACCAAAGACAATATTAAAAATATAATAAAAAAACTTATAGAATATAAAGAAGAAAATAATATGCCCTATTTATTTAAAGATGCTGAAGGAAAATTTTTAAATGATCTAAAAGAAATCTATGGGGAAAACATCCATTCAGAACCAGATATAAATAATTTCGACTATATTTACACCACCGAGAAACTTATTACTCTATCCGGTAAAAAACTTCATTCCAAAAAAAATCATTATAATTATTTTATAAAAACTTATAATTATAGCGTTAAAGATTTCTATGATACAGATGTAAAAACAGATATCATAAGTGCGGCCAGGAATTGGTATGAACAAAAAAACAGTGGTAATAAATATTTAAAATATGAATTAGAAGGTATTAAAGAAATTGTATTTAACATGGAAAAATTAAATTTAAAGGCAATGGCTGTCTATGTGGATAATAAAATATCCGCTTTTACCATAGGGGAAAAGGTGAATTCTGACATGGCAATCATTCACATAGAAAAAGGAAGTTCTTCTATACGGGGAATATACACTTTTACCAATAAAACCTTTGTAGAAAATTATTTATCTGATGTTAAATATATAAATAGAGAACAAGATTTAGGCATTGAAGGTCTTAGAAAAGCAAAAAGATCCTATCATCCTATAAAAATGGGAGAAAAATATTGTATAAACATATAA
- a CDS encoding glutamine--tRNA ligase/YqeY domain fusion protein, whose translation MGENNNSSNFIKNIVIDDLKSGEYKEVITRFPPEPNGYLHIGHAKSIILNFSLADEFKGRTNLRFDDTNPSKEDVEYVESIKEDVKWLGYDWDNLCFASSYFEQMYEYAIFLIKKGKAYVCDLTADGIRQYRGTLTEPGRESPYRNRTVEENLQLFNSMKKGKFKDGEKVLRAKIDMISPNINMRDPVLYRIAHAHHHNTGDKWCIYPMYDFAHPLEDAIEGVTHSICTLEFEDHRPLYDWIIQECEIENKPKQIEFARLNMTNTVMSKRKLKKLVDENFVDGWDDPRMPTIAGLRRRGFTPESIRNFCRAIGVSKASSVVDSQMLDYFLRDDLEKKAPRTMAILNPLKIVITNYPEGKTETFKIENNPDDPNAGIREVPFSRELYIEQEDFMENPPKKYYRLFPGNEVRLKSAYFIKCNEVIKDKDGNIIELHCTYDPASKGGNSPDGRKVRGTLHWINVDTAIPAEIRLYEPLILEQQEREGEEDSFLDYVNPNSLKILKGFVEPDMKYVKPDKKFQFFRHGYFTLDGKCSKDGKLVFNRIVSLKSSFKISENK comes from the coding sequence ATGGGAGAAAATAATAATTCATCAAATTTTATTAAAAATATAGTTATAGATGATTTAAAATCGGGAGAATACAAGGAAGTAATAACAAGATTTCCCCCAGAGCCTAATGGATATTTACACATAGGGCATGCAAAATCAATAATTTTAAATTTTAGTTTGGCAGACGAATTTAAAGGAAGAACTAATTTAAGGTTTGACGATACTAATCCGTCAAAAGAGGATGTGGAGTACGTGGAATCAATAAAAGAAGATGTAAAATGGCTTGGATATGATTGGGATAATTTATGTTTTGCTTCTAGTTATTTTGAACAAATGTATGAATATGCAATTTTTTTGATAAAGAAAGGAAAGGCATATGTATGTGATTTGACTGCAGATGGAATAAGACAATATAGAGGTACTTTGACAGAACCGGGAAGGGAAAGTCCTTATAGAAACAGAACTGTAGAGGAAAATCTTCAATTATTTAATAGCATGAAAAAGGGAAAATTTAAAGATGGAGAAAAGGTGTTAAGAGCAAAAATTGACATGATATCTCCTAACATAAATATGAGAGATCCTGTATTGTATAGAATAGCCCATGCACATCATCACAATACTGGAGACAAATGGTGCATATATCCCATGTATGATTTTGCCCATCCCCTAGAAGATGCCATTGAAGGAGTTACCCATTCTATATGTACACTTGAATTTGAAGATCATAGACCTCTCTACGATTGGATAATACAGGAGTGTGAAATAGAAAATAAACCTAAACAAATAGAATTTGCTAGATTGAATATGACAAATACAGTTATGAGTAAGAGAAAGCTTAAAAAGCTCGTAGATGAGAATTTTGTGGATGGATGGGATGATCCACGTATGCCAACTATTGCAGGTTTGAGAAGAAGAGGTTTTACCCCGGAATCCATTAGAAATTTTTGCAGAGCAATAGGTGTGTCTAAAGCTAGCAGTGTAGTGGATTCACAGATGCTGGATTATTTTTTAAGGGATGATCTTGAGAAAAAAGCTCCTCGAACTATGGCTATATTAAATCCCCTTAAGATTGTAATAACTAATTATCCTGAGGGAAAAACAGAAACTTTTAAAATTGAGAATAATCCTGATGATCCTAACGCAGGAATTAGAGAAGTACCTTTTTCGAGAGAACTATATATTGAACAGGAGGATTTTATGGAAAATCCCCCTAAAAAATACTACAGATTGTTTCCGGGGAATGAAGTAAGGTTAAAAAGTGCTTATTTTATAAAATGTAATGAGGTAATTAAAGATAAGGATGGAAATATAATAGAATTACACTGTACTTATGATCCTGCATCAAAGGGAGGAAATAGCCCTGATGGAAGAAAAGTAAGAGGTACACTTCATTGGATAAATGTAGATACTGCAATTCCAGCAGAAATAAGGCTTTACGAGCCTTTGATATTAGAACAGCAGGAAAGGGAAGGAGAAGAAGATTCCTTCCTAGATTATGTTAATCCAAACTCTTTGAAAATTTTAAAAGGTTTTGTAGAGCCTGATATGAAATATGTGAAACCTGATAAAAAGTTCCAATTTTTTAGGCATGGATATTTCACCCTAGATGGCAAATGTAGTAAAGATGGCAAATTGGTATTTAATAGGATAGTATCTCTTAAAAGTTCTTTTAAAATATCAGAGAATAAATAA
- a CDS encoding epoxyqueuosine reductase QueH, which produces MNVNYQNELDKIINKIVDEQKTPSLLLHSCCAPCSSYVLEYLCNYFYITVFYYNPNIYPYEEYIKRVKEQREFIFNFNTNNKINFVEGSYDSEKFYFLSKGLEREKEGGLRCFKCYKLRLSETAKLAKEKNYDYFTTTLTISPYKNAQKLNHIGRDLADKYELKYLYSDFKKKNGYKRSIELSKEYNLYRQNYCGCIFSKGELP; this is translated from the coding sequence ATGAATGTAAATTATCAAAACGAGTTAGATAAAATTATAAATAAAATTGTAGATGAGCAAAAAACTCCTTCACTATTGCTTCACAGTTGCTGTGCACCCTGCAGCAGTTACGTATTAGAATATCTATGTAATTATTTTTATATAACAGTTTTTTATTATAATCCCAATATATACCCCTATGAAGAATATATAAAGAGAGTTAAGGAACAGAGAGAATTTATTTTTAATTTTAATACTAATAATAAGATAAATTTTGTAGAAGGCTCCTATGATAGTGAAAAATTTTATTTTTTATCCAAAGGACTTGAAAGAGAGAAAGAAGGAGGCCTAAGATGTTTTAAATGTTATAAATTAAGACTTAGCGAGACAGCAAAACTTGCTAAAGAGAAAAATTATGATTATTTTACCACTACTTTAACCATAAGTCCTTATAAAAATGCACAAAAATTGAATCATATAGGAAGAGATTTAGCTGATAAATATGAACTTAAATATTTGTATTCAGATTTTAAAAAGAAAAATGGATATAAGAGATCTATTGAACTTTCTAAGGAATATAATTTATACAGACAAAATTATTGTGGTTGTATATTTTCTAAAGGTGAGTTACCATGA
- a CDS encoding MalY/PatB family protein has translation MQYNFDKIIHRKNTHCVKWDLSKKQCGDEYIIPMSIADMDFETVPEVKKAIIERAQEGVYGYTKINEGYYEAVTNWMMKRHCWEIKKQWIVISSGVVPAINTIIRAFTHAGDKVILQSPVYYPFYKSIVRNGCGIVDNPLKFINEKYYMDFEDLEQKLKHPRVKLLILCSPHNPVGRVWTEEELKRLGEMCVENNVLIVSDEIHSDLIYKGYRHIPLATLSKQIQENSIICTAPSKTFNLAGLQVSNIIIPNNRLRKEYTVQLENMAALSLNLFGIVACETAYEYGEQWLNQLMDYLYENKEIVKKYIREKIPGLKIIEPEGTYLLWIDCRELGMNGTELKSFMLTRAKIQFNEGFTFGKNGEGFERMNIACPRDILKQALKRIEKAVNNL, from the coding sequence TTGCAATATAATTTTGATAAAATTATTCATAGAAAGAATACCCATTGTGTTAAATGGGATTTGAGTAAAAAACAATGTGGAGATGAATATATTATTCCAATGTCTATAGCAGATATGGATTTTGAAACTGTACCCGAAGTTAAGAAAGCAATAATTGAAAGGGCACAGGAAGGTGTTTATGGATATACAAAAATTAATGAAGGTTATTATGAGGCTGTAACAAATTGGATGATGAAAAGACATTGTTGGGAGATAAAAAAGCAGTGGATTGTTATCAGCTCCGGCGTTGTTCCTGCTATTAATACTATTATTAGGGCTTTTACCCATGCCGGAGATAAAGTTATTTTGCAATCACCAGTTTATTATCCTTTTTATAAATCTATAGTAAGAAATGGATGTGGTATAGTAGATAATCCTCTAAAATTTATTAATGAAAAGTATTATATGGATTTTGAAGATCTAGAGCAAAAATTAAAGCATCCCCGGGTTAAGCTATTAATACTATGTAGTCCCCATAATCCGGTTGGGAGGGTATGGACTGAAGAAGAATTAAAAAGATTAGGAGAAATGTGTGTAGAGAATAATGTACTCATAGTGTCTGATGAAATTCATTCGGATTTGATATATAAAGGTTACAGGCATATTCCTTTAGCTACCTTATCAAAGCAGATTCAGGAAAATTCCATAATATGTACTGCTCCAAGCAAAACTTTTAATTTAGCAGGTCTTCAAGTTTCAAATATAATTATACCTAATAATAGATTAAGAAAAGAGTATACTGTACAATTAGAGAATATGGCAGCACTAAGTCTTAATTTATTTGGTATAGTAGCTTGTGAAACAGCTTATGAATATGGAGAACAGTGGCTAAATCAACTTATGGATTATTTGTATGAAAATAAAGAAATTGTTAAAAAGTATATAAGAGAAAAAATACCTGGACTTAAAATTATTGAACCTGAAGGTACTTATTTATTATGGATAGATTGTAGAGAACTAGGTATGAATGGAACAGAACTTAAAAGTTTTATGCTTACTAGGGCAAAAATTCAATTTAATGAGGGATTTACTTTCGGCAAAAATGGAGAAGGCTTTGAAAGAATGAATATTGCCTGCCCCAGAGATATTTTAAAACAAGCTTTAAAGAGAATTGAAAAAGCTGTAAATAATTTATAA
- a CDS encoding polysaccharide deacetylase family protein produces the protein MNKYEYRIKKNKIIRRRNKILTAAFTLMIFFWGFYIGNKLASQKNTEQNAVVAQTKEQDVLKKRFTTSQPPGEYKPWEVKREDGKKVAYLTFDDGPSINNTPEVLRILKENGIKATFFLIGQNAEKHRELVKREVEEGHVVGNHTYSHRLRYREEPSVFVDDVNKCNLVLKSILGQDYNLKLLRFPGGSFTTAHLNMQPFKDAITKEGYHFVNWNDMTGDANGNNLSVDVLMNNLKKYTTDNTVVILMHDAPAKITTVEALPEVIQYLKSNGYTFETLN, from the coding sequence ATGAATAAATATGAATATAGAATTAAGAAGAATAAAATTATCAGAAGAAGAAATAAGATCCTTACGGCAGCTTTTACTTTAATGATTTTTTTTTGGGGGTTTTATATAGGAAATAAACTTGCTTCTCAAAAAAATACTGAACAAAATGCAGTAGTGGCACAGACAAAAGAACAGGATGTATTAAAGAAGAGGTTCACTACTTCCCAACCACCAGGAGAGTATAAGCCTTGGGAAGTTAAGAGAGAAGATGGTAAAAAAGTGGCATATTTAACTTTCGATGATGGTCCTTCTATAAATAATACTCCAGAGGTGCTCAGAATACTAAAAGAGAATGGTATAAAGGCAACCTTTTTCTTAATCGGTCAAAATGCTGAGAAGCATAGAGAACTAGTTAAACGAGAAGTAGAAGAAGGACATGTAGTAGGTAACCATACTTATAGTCATAGATTAAGATATAGAGAAGAGCCATCAGTATTTGTAGATGATGTAAATAAGTGTAATTTAGTGCTCAAATCAATATTAGGACAAGATTACAATTTAAAACTGTTAAGATTTCCAGGAGGATCTTTTACCACAGCACATTTAAATATGCAGCCTTTTAAGGATGCTATTACAAAGGAAGGATATCATTTTGTAAATTGGAATGATATGACGGGAGATGCTAATGGAAATAATTTATCTGTAGACGTTCTTATGAATAATTTGAAGAAGTATACTACTGATAATACGGTGGTGATTCTGATGCATGATGCTCCAGCAAAAATTACCACAGTAGAAGCTCTTCCAGAGGTAATACAATATTTAAAATCTAATGGATATACTTTTGAAACTTTAAATTAG
- a CDS encoding asparaginase, whose product MSEIAVKVTRGALVESIHRGDIAVVNSSGELLHSLGNPYKVTYMRSAAKPIQALNVILSGADKRFSFTDEEISVMCASHYGEDFHRNTVENILKKIGLGIDNLLCGSTLSLNEDYAEKLLWNHVKLNPSYTDCSGKHCGILSVCVLKGYDLNSYNLLEHPVQREIKEIISKVCFIKEEDIIVGIDGCTVPIFGMPLYNMALGFCRMANSSVFSREYKNAADRVFKAMTKAPEMVAGTGGFCTELMKNTGGRLIGKLGAEGVYCIGVRDMDLGIAIKIEDGNSRALWPTAVKCLEDLKVLKEKEKKALSIFKIRDNINNVKEKVGEIFPDFYLNKK is encoded by the coding sequence GTGTCAGAAATAGCAGTAAAAGTTACAAGAGGAGCCTTAGTTGAAAGTATTCATAGGGGGGATATAGCCGTAGTGAATAGTAGTGGGGAACTTCTTCATAGTTTGGGAAATCCATATAAAGTTACATATATGCGTTCTGCAGCAAAGCCAATACAGGCTTTAAATGTTATATTATCCGGGGCTGATAAAAGATTTTCTTTTACAGATGAAGAGATATCTGTAATGTGTGCTTCTCATTATGGAGAGGATTTTCATAGAAATACTGTGGAAAACATATTGAAAAAGATAGGCCTTGGCATAGACAATTTGCTTTGTGGGTCTACTTTGTCTCTTAATGAAGATTATGCTGAAAAACTTTTATGGAATCATGTAAAGTTAAATCCTTCTTATACGGATTGTTCAGGAAAACATTGTGGAATACTTTCTGTGTGTGTCCTAAAAGGATATGATTTAAATAGTTATAATCTTTTGGAGCATCCTGTACAAAGAGAAATAAAGGAAATAATATCTAAAGTTTGCTTTATAAAGGAAGAGGATATAATTGTGGGTATAGATGGATGTACTGTGCCAATTTTTGGAATGCCATTATATAATATGGCATTAGGATTTTGTAGAATGGCTAATAGCAGTGTATTTAGCAGGGAGTATAAAAATGCTGCAGATAGAGTGTTTAAAGCTATGACAAAAGCACCTGAAATGGTAGCGGGGACTGGCGGCTTCTGTACTGAACTTATGAAAAATACGGGAGGAAGACTTATAGGAAAACTTGGTGCAGAAGGAGTATATTGTATTGGAGTAAGAGATATGGATTTGGGCATAGCGATTAAGATAGAAGATGGCAATAGCAGAGCTCTATGGCCTACAGCAGTTAAATGTTTGGAAGATTTAAAAGTTCTAAAGGAAAAAGAGAAAAAAGCCTTAAGTATATTTAAGATTAGAGATAACATTAATAATGTAAAAGAAAAGGTAGGAGAGATATTTCCTGATTTTTATTTAAATAAAAAATAA
- a CDS encoding ATP-binding protein encodes MKNIHFEVGYEIKYAELSLNSISVYRELLQDKVILSLRNFLKLICQGKVYIESVTNLYNEFFFLLVHKGYSSLEQYIIDEIIFSENAFSKGAENKNFKNSENSIKSAAANDLESLRYVARLDFSNIKERLLNYFHNDEFKNIIEKFPELKNTNNFEEHNYADHIRNLKEKFHYSSNWSECIEDLQKFHEDYGCGMFVRYRAFIWEYIDGKGRFKGIEKPDPIKLSELVAYERERSIIIENTIQFLKGFPANNVLIHGDRGTGKSSTVKAILNKYYTEGLRMIELPKAYLKDFADIIRVLKTRTQKFIIFIDDLVFEDNEGSYTALKSILEGGLENKSQNVLIYATSNRRHLVKEYFNERGVFPSPNFSEEIHGGDSVQEKLSLADRFGINVVFVSPDKNKYLQIVDGIAKNRNLKIDKETLHKEALKWERWYNGRSARTARQFIDWIEGHERVESHKI; translated from the coding sequence ATGAAAAATATACATTTTGAAGTTGGTTATGAAATAAAATATGCAGAATTAAGTTTAAATTCAATATCTGTTTACAGGGAATTACTTCAGGACAAGGTGATCTTAAGTTTAAGGAATTTTCTTAAGCTTATTTGTCAGGGTAAAGTCTATATAGAATCTGTTACCAATTTATATAATGAATTTTTCTTTCTGTTAGTACATAAGGGATATTCTTCTTTAGAGCAGTATATTATAGATGAGATAATTTTTAGTGAGAATGCATTTTCGAAAGGGGCAGAAAACAAAAATTTTAAGAACTCTGAAAATTCAATTAAAAGTGCTGCAGCCAATGATTTAGAGAGTTTAAGGTATGTTGCAAGATTGGATTTTTCCAATATAAAAGAAAGATTATTGAATTATTTTCACAATGATGAATTTAAGAATATAATAGAAAAGTTTCCAGAATTGAAAAATACAAATAATTTTGAGGAACATAATTATGCTGATCATATAAGGAATTTAAAGGAAAAGTTTCATTACAGTAGTAATTGGAGTGAATGTATAGAAGATCTTCAAAAGTTTCATGAAGATTATGGCTGCGGCATGTTTGTTCGCTATAGAGCCTTTATATGGGAATATATTGATGGAAAAGGAAGATTTAAAGGTATTGAAAAACCAGATCCTATCAAACTTTCAGAGCTTGTGGCTTATGAAAGAGAACGTTCTATAATAATAGAAAATACAATTCAATTTTTGAAGGGATTTCCTGCAAATAATGTTTTAATACATGGAGATCGTGGAACGGGTAAATCCTCTACAGTAAAGGCCATACTCAATAAATATTATACAGAAGGATTAAGAATGATTGAACTTCCTAAAGCCTATTTAAAAGATTTTGCAGATATAATAAGAGTTTTAAAGACTAGGACTCAAAAATTTATTATATTTATAGATGATTTGGTATTTGAAGACAATGAAGGAAGTTACACTGCCCTTAAATCCATACTTGAAGGAGGGCTGGAGAATAAATCGCAGAATGTATTAATATATGCTACTTCTAACAGAAGACATCTTGTTAAGGAGTATTTCAATGAAAGGGGAGTATTTCCTTCTCCTAATTTTAGTGAAGAAATTCATGGAGGGGACAGTGTTCAGGAAAAACTTTCACTGGCAGATAGATTTGGAATAAATGTGGTATTTGTATCTCCAGATAAAAATAAATATTTACAGATTGTAGATGGAATTGCTAAAAATAGAAATCTAAAAATTGATAAGGAAACATTACATAAAGAAGCCCTTAAATGGGAAAGATGGTATAATGGGCGTTCAGCAAGAACTGCCAGACAATTTATAGATTGGATAGAAGGACATGAAAGGGTAGAAAGTCATAAAATTTAA
- a CDS encoding nitroreductase family protein has protein sequence MSKNFYDAVKHRRSIYGISREKVVSDNRIIEIVEEAVKNSPSAFNSQSARVVVLLGQNHDKLWDITEGQLKKRVPTERFSKTAEKIDSFRSGYGSVLFFEDEDVVSELEKKFPRYKDNFPIWSQQGSAILQYIIWTSLELEGFGASIQHYNPLIDEEVKKTYNIPNNWKLIAQLPFGKPTSPAGEKEIKPLKDRLKIFK, from the coding sequence ATGAGCAAGAATTTTTATGATGCGGTAAAACATAGAAGGAGTATTTATGGTATAAGCAGGGAAAAAGTTGTTTCTGATAATAGAATAATAGAGATAGTGGAAGAAGCAGTAAAAAATTCACCATCAGCGTTTAATTCTCAAAGTGCCAGAGTAGTAGTTCTTTTAGGACAAAATCATGATAAATTATGGGATATTACAGAGGGACAACTTAAAAAGAGAGTTCCTACCGAAAGATTTTCAAAAACAGCAGAAAAAATTGACTCTTTTAGAAGTGGATATGGTTCTGTTTTATTCTTTGAGGATGAAGATGTTGTATCTGAACTTGAAAAGAAGTTTCCTAGGTATAAGGATAATTTTCCTATATGGTCTCAACAAGGTTCTGCAATACTTCAATATATAATATGGACGTCACTAGAATTAGAAGGGTTTGGAGCTTCAATTCAGCATTACAATCCTCTCATAGATGAAGAAGTAAAGAAAACATATAATATACCGAATAATTGGAAATTAATTGCACAGCTTCCTTTTGGGAAACCGACTTCCCCTGCTGGAGAAAAAGAGATTAAACCATTGAAAGATAGATTAAAAATATTCAAATAG
- the asnB gene encoding asparagine synthase (glutamine-hydrolyzing), whose product MCGIAGWINLKEDISKNRDIILNMTNTLKERGPDDQGYYFSKNVLLGHRRLIVVDPSGGAQPMSKSVNGKKFIIVYNGELYNTEDLRKILIKQNYSFNSYSDTEVLLTSYIHWGADCVKYINGIYAFVVWDENEDRLFMARDPLGVKPLFYTIRNNSLLFGSEIKTLLAHPSVEPIVDKEGLTEIFALGPARSLGGGIFKNIHEIPPAHYAIYTRDGFRLKEYWKLECRIHNEDTETTAEHVKSLLVDAIKRQLVADVPICTFLSGGLDSSAISAVAASEFKKQGKILNTYSIDYEDNDKYFKANDFEPTPDRIWALKMSEYINSNHHGIINTSENLANALYNSVKASDLPGMADIDSSLYLFCREIRKDNTVALSGECADEIFGGYPWYRRPEDINAHTFPWSKSVSARKEILSHELKSLNLEEYLKDQYESSIKQVPHLDGESKLEHRMRELFYLNIKWFMITLLNRKDRMSMSNSLEVRVPFADYRLVEYAFNIPSEIKFYKGREKGLLRKALKGILPEDIIERKKSPYPKTHNPEYTKRVQRWMKNIMKDKTSPILNLIDKKAVKTLIETGGASFKAPWFGQLMRGPQLLAYLIQVNEWLKEYRVKIEI is encoded by the coding sequence ATGTGTGGAATTGCAGGATGGATTAATTTAAAAGAAGATATTTCTAAAAATAGGGATATAATTTTAAATATGACAAATACATTAAAAGAAAGAGGGCCTGATGATCAGGGATATTATTTCTCTAAGAATGTGCTTTTAGGCCATAGGAGACTTATAGTGGTAGATCCTTCTGGCGGTGCCCAGCCTATGTCCAAAAGTGTAAATGGTAAAAAGTTTATAATTGTATATAACGGGGAACTTTATAATACTGAAGATCTAAGAAAAATACTTATAAAACAGAATTATTCTTTTAACTCATATTCAGATACGGAAGTACTACTTACTAGTTATATACATTGGGGAGCAGATTGTGTAAAGTATATAAACGGTATATATGCTTTTGTAGTTTGGGATGAAAATGAAGATAGATTATTTATGGCAAGGGATCCTTTGGGGGTAAAACCTTTATTCTATACAATAAGAAATAATTCTCTTTTATTTGGTTCGGAAATTAAGACACTTTTAGCACATCCTTCTGTTGAGCCCATAGTAGATAAAGAAGGATTAACTGAGATATTTGCCTTGGGACCTGCAAGATCTTTAGGGGGAGGTATATTCAAGAATATACATGAGATACCTCCAGCTCATTATGCAATATATACAAGAGATGGGTTTAGATTAAAAGAATACTGGAAGCTAGAGTGTAGGATTCATAATGAAGATACAGAAACTACAGCAGAACATGTAAAAAGTCTTTTGGTAGATGCTATAAAAAGACAACTGGTAGCAGATGTTCCAATTTGTACATTTCTTTCAGGGGGGCTTGATTCCAGTGCAATATCTGCCGTAGCAGCTTCTGAATTTAAAAAACAGGGGAAAATTTTAAATACCTATTCTATTGATTATGAGGATAATGATAAGTACTTTAAGGCAAATGATTTTGAACCTACTCCAGACAGAATTTGGGCCTTAAAAATGTCAGAATATATAAATAGTAATCATCATGGGATTATAAATACTAGTGAAAATTTGGCTAATGCGTTGTATAATTCTGTAAAGGCCAGTGATCTTCCAGGAATGGCGGATATTGATTCATCTCTGTATCTTTTTTGTAGAGAAATAAGAAAAGATAATACTGTAGCTCTGTCAGGGGAATGTGCAGATGAAATATTTGGCGGATATCCTTGGTATAGAAGACCAGAAGATATTAATGCCCATACTTTTCCTTGGTCTAAATCTGTAAGTGCCAGAAAGGAAATTCTATCTCATGAATTAAAGTCTCTCAATTTAGAAGAATATTTAAAAGATCAATATGAAAGTAGTATAAAACAGGTTCCTCATTTAGATGGAGAATCAAAATTAGAACATCGTATGAGAGAATTATTTTATTTAAATATTAAATGGTTTATGATTACTTTATTAAATAGAAAAGATAGAATGAGTATGTCAAATAGTCTTGAAGTGAGGGTTCCTTTCGCAGATTATAGATTAGTAGAATATGCTTTTAATATACCTTCTGAAATAAAATTTTATAAAGGCAGAGAAAAAGGATTATTGAGAAAAGCTCTAAAAGGAATACTACCTGAGGATATTATTGAGAGAAAAAAGAGTCCTTATCCTAAAACTCATAATCCTGAATATACTAAAAGGGTTCAAAGATGGATGAAAAATATAATGAAAGATAAAACATCTCCTATTCTTAATCTTATAGATAAAAAAGCAGTGAAAACTTTAATAGAAACAGGAGGAGCTTCTTTTAAAGCTCCTTGGTTTGGACAGCTTATGAGAGGACCACAATTGCTGGCTTATTTAATACAGGTTAATGAATGGCTTAAAGAGTATAGGGTTAAAATAGAAATCTAA